The following coding sequences are from one Treponema parvum window:
- a CDS encoding co-chaperone GroES — translation MKIKPLADRVLAKPEKAEEKTASGIIIPEAAQEKTQTAIVEAVGPGTDDEKITVKAGDCIMYDKYAGTAIKINKEDYLILKNSDIIAVIEK, via the coding sequence ATGAAGATCAAACCTTTGGCAGACAGAGTACTTGCAAAACCCGAAAAAGCGGAAGAAAAAACGGCATCCGGCATAATTATCCCGGAAGCGGCGCAGGAAAAAACACAGACCGCAATCGTAGAAGCCGTAGGGCCGGGCACCGATGACGAAAAAATCACCGTTAAAGCCGGCGATTGCATCATGTATGATAAATATGCAGGAACCGCAATAAAAATAAACAAAGAAGATTATCTGATTTTAAAAAACAGCGACATCATAGCTGTAATAGAAAAATAA